Proteins from a single region of Verrucosispora sp. NA02020:
- a CDS encoding GntR family transcriptional regulator yields the protein MQINPGAAEFPHRQIAAQLKTQIRRGDWGPGERLPSIPAIAEMFGVAKQTVQRAVDQLRVEGILITKPGSGTYVRGTRRRLNRLSRGRYGGFRGYHTDLAARYRQQLVAVGRSPAPPEVADAFGVPDGTELLCRRHLVRTEDSPVEVGASWFLPTDTAGTTLERAEAFGRPLYQEAEEATGRRYATATDTITARQPSREEAETLQIRPDTPVLHLLHVAYDERRRPIEVAQATWPGPVTTLTEEYPIPAPTSTPDPDPGLVLG from the coding sequence ATGCAGATCAACCCGGGTGCCGCGGAGTTCCCGCACCGGCAGATCGCCGCGCAGCTCAAGACGCAGATCCGCCGGGGCGACTGGGGTCCGGGTGAGCGTCTGCCGTCGATCCCGGCGATCGCCGAGATGTTCGGCGTGGCCAAGCAGACCGTGCAACGCGCCGTCGACCAGCTCCGCGTCGAAGGCATCCTGATCACCAAGCCCGGCTCCGGCACGTACGTCCGCGGTACCCGGCGGCGACTCAACCGGCTCTCCCGAGGCCGCTACGGCGGCTTCCGGGGCTACCACACCGACCTGGCCGCCCGGTACCGGCAGCAACTCGTCGCCGTCGGCCGCTCCCCCGCACCGCCCGAGGTCGCCGACGCGTTCGGCGTACCCGACGGCACCGAACTGCTCTGCCGCCGCCACCTGGTCCGCACCGAGGACTCACCGGTCGAGGTGGGCGCCTCCTGGTTCCTGCCCACCGACACCGCCGGCACCACACTGGAACGCGCCGAGGCCTTCGGCCGCCCGCTCTACCAGGAGGCCGAGGAGGCCACCGGACGCCGGTACGCGACCGCCACCGACACGATCACCGCACGCCAGCCCAGCCGCGAGGAGGCCGAGACCCTCCAGATCCGGCCGGACACCCCGGTGCTGCACCTGCTGCACGTGGCGTACGACGAGCGCCGCAGACCGATCGAGGTCGCCCAGGCCACCTGGCCCGGCCCGGTCACCACGCTGACCGAGGAGTACCCGATCCCCGCCCCCACCAGCACCCCCGACCCCGACCCCGGCCTGGTCCTCGGCTGA
- the mshC gene encoding cysteine--1-D-myo-inosityl 2-amino-2-deoxy-alpha-D-glucopyranoside ligase produces the protein MESWVGHEVPRLPGRGGPLRLYDSARQGVHPTEGPTSMYVCGITPYDATHLGHAATMITFDLVQRMWRDAGHEVRYVQNVTDIDDPLLERAERDGEDWKVLAMRETALFREDMEALRIIPPAHYVGAVESIPDIAEKVLLLLKDGAAYRIEDGTGDVYFDVSTAPRFGYESNLSRDEMLEIFPERGGDPDRAGKRDPLDPLLWRGAREGEPSWPGGDLGPGRPGWHIECTVIALNLLGATIGVQGGGNDLVFPHHECSAAHAERLTGTLPFAEHYVHAGMIGLDGEKMSKSRGNLVFVSRLRADRIDPMAVRLALLTGHYRADRSWTDDLLTTAEERLARWRRAAVAPAGPSGETFLSGVRDRLTDDLDSPGAVRLADEWADRTLAGDVEDPSAPALFATTLDALLGIRL, from the coding sequence ATGGAGTCTTGGGTGGGGCACGAGGTGCCGCGGCTGCCGGGCAGGGGTGGGCCGCTGAGGTTGTACGACTCGGCGCGGCAGGGTGTGCACCCGACCGAGGGACCGACCTCCATGTACGTCTGCGGTATCACCCCGTACGACGCCACCCACCTGGGACACGCCGCCACCATGATCACCTTTGATCTGGTGCAGCGGATGTGGCGCGACGCGGGACACGAGGTGCGGTACGTGCAGAACGTCACCGACATCGACGACCCCCTGCTGGAGCGCGCCGAACGCGACGGCGAGGACTGGAAGGTCCTGGCGATGCGGGAGACAGCGCTGTTCCGGGAGGACATGGAGGCGCTGCGGATCATCCCGCCGGCACACTACGTCGGCGCCGTGGAGTCGATCCCGGACATCGCCGAGAAGGTGTTGCTGCTGCTCAAGGACGGCGCCGCGTACCGCATCGAGGACGGCACCGGCGACGTCTACTTCGACGTCTCCACCGCACCGCGCTTCGGCTACGAGTCGAACCTGTCCCGGGACGAGATGCTGGAGATCTTCCCCGAGCGCGGCGGCGACCCGGACCGGGCCGGCAAGCGCGACCCGCTGGACCCGTTGCTGTGGCGCGGCGCCCGCGAGGGCGAACCCTCTTGGCCGGGCGGCGACCTCGGCCCCGGCCGCCCCGGCTGGCACATCGAGTGCACCGTCATCGCGCTGAACCTGCTCGGCGCCACCATCGGTGTCCAGGGCGGCGGCAACGACCTGGTCTTCCCGCACCACGAGTGCTCCGCCGCGCACGCCGAACGGCTGACCGGCACGCTGCCCTTCGCCGAGCACTACGTGCACGCCGGCATGATCGGCCTGGACGGCGAGAAGATGTCCAAGTCCCGCGGCAACCTCGTCTTCGTCTCCCGGCTGCGCGCCGACCGGATCGACCCGATGGCCGTCCGGCTGGCCCTGCTCACCGGCCACTACCGCGCCGACCGCTCCTGGACCGACGACCTGCTGACCACCGCAGAGGAGCGCCTGGCCCGCTGGCGCCGGGCCGCCGTCGCGCCAGCCGGGCCGTCCGGCGAGACCTTCCTCTCGGGCGTACGCGACCGCCTCACCGACGACCTCGACTCCCCGGGTGCCGTACGGCTGGCCGACGAGTGGGCCGACCGCACGCTGGCCGGTGACGTCGAGGATCCGTCCGCTCCGGCCCTCTTCGCCACCACCCTGGACGCCCTCCTCGGCATCCGCCTCTGA
- a CDS encoding TetR/AcrR family transcriptional regulator translates to MTPAPSAYHQRVAEEKRALIVQAATELFLELGYDRASLARVADSAGVSKATLFKQFPTKAALFDAIVIDSWAESDVADVPPAGDLTTGLTALGRRYATLVSQPEMTDLFRIVIAELPRFPELAKAHFSQGKLPYFESVRIYLLAECDAGTADIADPEMAATQFLGMISNYLFWPRLLLPDWTVTPARTTAVVEEAVRTIVARYGTGHRDRETAVP, encoded by the coding sequence ATGACTCCAGCGCCGTCGGCCTATCACCAGCGCGTGGCGGAGGAGAAGCGCGCGCTCATCGTGCAGGCCGCCACCGAGCTCTTCCTTGAGTTGGGCTACGACCGGGCGTCCCTGGCACGTGTCGCCGACAGCGCCGGCGTGTCGAAAGCGACGCTGTTCAAGCAGTTTCCGACGAAGGCGGCATTGTTCGATGCCATCGTCATCGACTCGTGGGCCGAGAGCGACGTCGCCGACGTGCCACCCGCGGGTGACCTGACGACCGGGCTGACGGCTCTCGGACGGCGCTACGCGACGCTGGTGAGCCAGCCGGAGATGACCGATCTGTTCCGCATCGTCATCGCCGAACTGCCACGCTTTCCCGAGTTGGCCAAGGCGCACTTCTCGCAGGGCAAACTGCCGTACTTCGAGTCCGTCCGGATCTACCTCCTGGCGGAGTGCGACGCGGGGACCGCGGACATCGCCGACCCGGAGATGGCCGCCACGCAGTTCCTCGGGATGATCTCCAACTACCTGTTCTGGCCGCGTCTTCTGCTTCCAGACTGGACGGTGACCCCGGCCCGCACGACGGCGGTGGTGGAAGAAGCCGTCCGCACCATCGTCGCCCGGTATGGCACCGGTCACCGGGACCGCGAGACTGCGGTGCCGTAG
- a CDS encoding DUF3090 domain-containing protein, which yields MTHQVHAFEPPERFVAGTVGPPGERTFFLQARGGGRVVSVALEKVQVSLLAEKLEELLTEAQRRFGVDLPEAPAALGDNEPLETPVDEEFRVGTLGLAFDADTATVVIEAIAVGEAESELELGESEEDEADDVEPDEDLDRLRVRLTPEATREFIERARRVVNAGRPPCPLCGQPLDPAGHLCPRNNGYHR from the coding sequence ATGACGCACCAGGTGCACGCCTTCGAGCCGCCTGAGCGGTTCGTCGCCGGGACCGTCGGGCCGCCGGGGGAGCGTACTTTCTTCCTCCAGGCCCGTGGCGGTGGCCGGGTGGTCAGCGTCGCGCTGGAGAAGGTCCAGGTCTCGTTGCTCGCCGAGAAGCTGGAGGAACTGCTCACCGAGGCGCAGCGCCGCTTCGGCGTCGACCTGCCCGAGGCTCCCGCCGCACTGGGCGACAACGAGCCGTTGGAGACGCCGGTCGACGAGGAGTTCCGGGTCGGCACCCTGGGGTTGGCCTTCGACGCGGACACCGCGACCGTGGTCATCGAGGCGATCGCCGTCGGCGAGGCGGAGAGCGAGTTGGAGCTGGGGGAGTCGGAGGAGGACGAGGCCGACGACGTCGAGCCGGACGAGGACCTCGACCGGCTCCGGGTCCGGCTGACGCCGGAGGCGACCCGCGAGTTCATCGAGCGGGCGCGGCGGGTGGTCAACGCCGGCCGTCCCCCGTGTCCGCTGTGCGGCCAGCCGCTCGACCCGGCCGGCCACCTCTGTCCCCGGAACAACGGCTACCACCGGTGA
- the metH gene encoding methionine synthase has translation MRTSLLDALTDRILVTDGAMGTMLQAADLSLDDFDGLEGCNEILNVTRPDVVRGVHEAYLAAGADCVETNTFGANLPNLAEYDIPERIWELSEVGARLAREAADAYSTPERPRWVLGSIGPGTKLPTLGHAAYATLRDAYQQNAGGLIAGGADALIIETCQDLLQVKAAVTGSKRAMAEAGVQVPIICHVAVETTGTMLLGSEIGAALTAIEPLGVDLIGLNCSTGPAEMGEHLRYLAQHSRIPVSVMPNAGLPVLTADGAYFPLGPEDMADALERFVVEYGVALVGGCCGTTPEHIRVLSERMRELRPVAREPRADAGVSSIYHHVPFAQDASVLMVGERTNANGSKAFRDAMLAADWQSCVEIARAQARDGSHLLDLCIDYVGRDGTTDMRELAGRFATASTLPIMLDSTEPAVIEAGLETLGGRCVVNSVNFEDGDGPDSRYARIMPVVAEHGAAVVALLIDEEGQARTAEWKVRVAERLIEDLTGRWGLRRADILIDALTFPIATGQEETRRDGIETIEAIREIARRWPGVNFTLGISNVSFGLNPAARQVLNSVFLHECVQAGLTSAIVHASKILPMSKIPDEQREIALDLVYDRRREGYDPVQRFIEVFEGVDAASARATRAEELAALPLNERLKRRIIDGERNGLEADLDAAMAAGTAPLLIINDILLDGMKVVGELFGSGQMQLPFVLQSAEVMKTAVAYLEPHMEKNDDGGKGRIVLATVKGDVHDIGKNLVDIILSNNGYEVVNIGIKQPISAILDAAEQHRADAIGMSGLLVKSTVIMKENLVEMATRGVAERWPVLLGGAALTRAYVEDDLRSMFPGQVHYARDAFEGLSLMDRVMTAKRGGAPVVDAEREAALAARRARRERQRAVVSESLPELSDTSVRSDVAADVPVPSAPFFGTRVVKGVPLADYAALLDERATFMGQWGLRGARGGKGPSYEELVETEGRPRLRYWLDRLIADKVLEAAVVYGYFPAYSEGNDLVVLDENGHAERARFTFPRQRQERRLCLADFFRPRGDDLDVVALQLVTVGHPVSEYAAKLFARNEYRDYLEVHGLSVQLTEALAEYWHQRVRAELTLPDGRTLAADDPTDLAGLLRTDYRGCRYAFGYPACPDLEDRAKIVELLGAERIGVELSEEFQLMPEQATDAIVVHHPEASYFNAK, from the coding sequence GTGCGGACTTCGTTGCTCGATGCGCTGACAGACCGGATCCTCGTCACCGACGGGGCGATGGGCACGATGCTGCAGGCCGCGGACCTGAGCCTCGACGACTTCGACGGTCTGGAGGGGTGCAACGAAATCCTCAACGTCACCCGTCCGGACGTGGTGCGCGGGGTGCACGAGGCGTACCTGGCCGCGGGCGCGGACTGTGTGGAGACGAACACCTTCGGTGCCAACCTGCCGAACCTCGCGGAGTACGACATCCCCGAGCGGATCTGGGAGCTGTCCGAGGTGGGGGCGCGGCTGGCCCGGGAGGCCGCCGACGCGTACTCGACGCCGGAACGGCCGCGCTGGGTGCTCGGCTCGATCGGCCCCGGGACCAAGCTGCCCACGCTCGGGCATGCCGCGTACGCCACGCTGCGCGACGCGTACCAGCAGAACGCCGGTGGTCTGATCGCCGGTGGCGCGGACGCGCTGATCATCGAGACCTGCCAGGATCTGCTCCAGGTCAAGGCAGCGGTGACCGGGTCGAAGCGGGCCATGGCCGAGGCGGGCGTCCAGGTGCCGATCATCTGCCACGTCGCGGTCGAGACCACCGGCACCATGCTGCTGGGCAGCGAGATCGGCGCGGCGCTGACCGCGATCGAGCCGCTCGGCGTGGACCTGATCGGGCTGAACTGCTCGACCGGCCCGGCCGAGATGGGCGAGCACCTGCGCTACCTGGCCCAGCACTCCCGCATCCCGGTGTCGGTGATGCCCAACGCCGGCCTGCCGGTGCTCACCGCCGACGGCGCGTACTTCCCGCTCGGTCCGGAGGACATGGCCGACGCCCTGGAGCGGTTCGTCGTCGAGTACGGCGTCGCGCTGGTCGGTGGCTGTTGCGGCACCACGCCGGAGCACATCCGGGTCCTCTCCGAGCGGATGCGCGAGCTGCGGCCGGTGGCCCGCGAGCCGCGGGCCGACGCCGGTGTCTCCTCGATCTACCACCATGTGCCGTTCGCGCAGGACGCCAGCGTGCTGATGGTGGGGGAGCGGACCAACGCCAACGGTTCCAAGGCGTTCCGGGACGCGATGCTCGCCGCCGACTGGCAGTCCTGCGTGGAGATCGCCCGTGCTCAGGCCCGGGACGGCTCGCACCTGCTGGACCTCTGCATCGACTACGTCGGCCGCGACGGCACCACCGACATGCGGGAGCTGGCCGGACGCTTCGCCACCGCCTCCACGCTGCCGATCATGCTGGACTCCACCGAGCCGGCGGTGATCGAGGCCGGGCTGGAGACGCTCGGCGGCCGGTGCGTGGTCAACTCGGTCAACTTCGAGGACGGCGACGGCCCGGACTCCCGCTACGCGCGGATCATGCCGGTGGTCGCCGAGCACGGCGCCGCCGTGGTCGCGCTGCTCATCGACGAGGAGGGCCAGGCCCGCACGGCGGAGTGGAAGGTACGCGTCGCCGAGCGGTTGATCGAGGACCTGACCGGCCGGTGGGGACTGCGCCGGGCCGACATCCTGATCGACGCGCTGACCTTCCCGATCGCCACCGGTCAGGAGGAGACCCGCCGCGACGGCATCGAGACCATCGAGGCGATTCGGGAGATCGCCCGCCGCTGGCCGGGCGTGAACTTCACGCTGGGCATCTCGAACGTCTCGTTCGGGCTCAACCCGGCGGCCCGGCAGGTGCTCAACTCGGTCTTCCTGCACGAGTGCGTGCAGGCCGGTCTCACCTCGGCGATCGTGCACGCCAGCAAGATCCTGCCGATGTCCAAGATTCCCGACGAGCAGCGGGAGATCGCCCTCGACCTGGTCTACGACCGCCGTCGCGAGGGCTACGACCCGGTGCAGCGGTTCATCGAGGTCTTCGAGGGCGTGGACGCCGCGTCGGCGCGCGCCACCCGGGCCGAGGAGTTGGCCGCGCTGCCGCTCAACGAGCGGCTCAAGCGGCGGATCATCGACGGCGAGCGCAACGGCCTGGAGGCCGACCTGGACGCGGCGATGGCCGCTGGCACCGCGCCGCTGCTCATCATCAACGACATCCTGCTGGACGGCATGAAGGTCGTCGGTGAGCTGTTCGGCTCCGGCCAGATGCAGCTGCCGTTCGTGCTCCAGTCCGCCGAGGTGATGAAGACCGCGGTGGCGTACCTCGAACCGCACATGGAGAAGAACGACGACGGTGGCAAGGGCCGCATCGTGCTCGCCACCGTCAAGGGCGACGTGCACGACATCGGCAAGAACCTGGTCGACATCATCCTCTCCAACAACGGCTACGAGGTGGTGAACATCGGCATCAAGCAGCCGATCTCCGCCATCCTCGACGCGGCCGAGCAGCACCGCGCCGACGCCATCGGCATGTCGGGCCTGCTGGTCAAGAGCACGGTCATCATGAAGGAGAACCTGGTCGAGATGGCCACGCGCGGGGTCGCGGAGCGCTGGCCGGTCCTGCTCGGCGGTGCGGCACTGACCCGGGCGTACGTCGAGGACGACCTGCGGTCGATGTTCCCCGGACAGGTGCACTACGCCCGCGACGCCTTCGAGGGACTCTCTCTGATGGACCGGGTGATGACCGCCAAGCGCGGCGGTGCTCCCGTGGTCGACGCCGAGCGGGAGGCGGCCCTCGCGGCCCGCCGGGCCCGTCGGGAACGGCAGCGCGCCGTCGTCTCCGAGTCGCTGCCGGAGCTGAGCGACACCTCGGTCCGCTCCGACGTGGCCGCCGACGTGCCGGTGCCGAGCGCGCCGTTCTTCGGCACGCGGGTCGTCAAGGGCGTGCCGCTGGCCGACTACGCGGCGCTGCTGGACGAGCGGGCCACCTTCATGGGCCAGTGGGGCCTGCGCGGCGCACGCGGCGGCAAGGGTCCGTCCTACGAGGAACTGGTGGAGACCGAGGGCCGGCCCCGGCTGCGCTACTGGCTGGACCGCCTGATCGCCGACAAGGTGCTGGAGGCGGCCGTGGTGTACGGCTACTTCCCGGCGTACTCCGAGGGCAACGACCTGGTGGTGCTGGACGAGAACGGTCACGCCGAGCGGGCCAGGTTCACCTTCCCCCGGCAGCGCCAGGAACGGCGGCTCTGTCTGGCCGACTTCTTCCGTCCGCGCGGCGACGACCTGGACGTGGTCGCCCTGCAACTGGTCACCGTCGGTCATCCGGTCAGCGAGTACGCGGCCAAGCTCTTCGCCCGCAACGAGTATCGCGACTACCTGGAGGTGCACGGGCTGTCCGTGCAGCTCACCGAGGCGCTGGCCGAGTACTGGCACCAGCGGGTCCGGGCCGAGCTGACCCTGCCCGACGGCCGTACCCTCGCCGCCGACGACCCCACGGACCTCGCCGGTCTGCTCCGCACCGACTACCGGGGCTGCCGGTACGCGTTCGGCTATCCGGCCTGCCCCGACCTTGAGGACCGGGCGAAGATCGTGGAGCTGCTCGGCGCGGAGCGGATCGGCGTGGAGTTGTCCGAGGAGTTCCAGCTCATGCCGGAGCAGGCCACCGACGCCATCGTGGTGCACCACCCGGAGGCCAGCTACTTCAACGCCAAGTGA
- a CDS encoding SDR family NAD(P)-dependent oxidoreductase produces the protein MSLFADQTVLVTGGTGGQGASHVRALHAEGANVVIGARNAERGADLAAELGDRARSVRLDVSQEESWAAAVAESENAFGALTILVNNAGVQNPPALIESTDVATWARILDVNLTGTFLGIKAAAPALRRAGGGSIINIASTMGLTGTAFYAPYAASKWAIRGLTQTAAIELGRDNIRVNTIHPGVIATPFITEPAAGADAPIADFYSPEPFAVPRLGQPADITALLLFLTSPHATFITGAEYVIDGGLLLGPALQKEAA, from the coding sequence ATGTCCCTCTTCGCTGATCAGACCGTTCTCGTGACCGGCGGCACCGGCGGGCAGGGGGCCAGCCACGTGCGGGCCCTGCACGCCGAAGGCGCCAACGTCGTCATCGGTGCCAGGAACGCCGAGCGTGGGGCTGACCTCGCCGCAGAGTTGGGCGACAGGGCGCGTTCCGTCCGCCTCGACGTGTCCCAGGAGGAGTCGTGGGCCGCTGCCGTCGCGGAAAGCGAGAACGCCTTCGGCGCACTCACGATCCTGGTCAACAACGCCGGGGTACAGAACCCGCCGGCCCTCATCGAGTCCACCGACGTGGCTACCTGGGCTCGCATCCTCGACGTCAACCTCACCGGCACCTTCCTCGGCATCAAGGCAGCCGCCCCGGCGCTACGGCGCGCGGGGGGAGGATCGATCATCAACATCGCCTCCACCATGGGCCTCACCGGCACTGCCTTCTATGCGCCCTACGCCGCCAGCAAGTGGGCGATTCGAGGGCTCACTCAGACCGCCGCCATCGAGTTGGGCCGCGACAACATCCGCGTCAACACCATCCACCCCGGGGTGATCGCCACCCCGTTCATCACCGAGCCGGCGGCCGGCGCCGACGCCCCGATCGCCGACTTCTACTCGCCCGAGCCGTTCGCCGTCCCGCGACTCGGGCAGCCCGCCGACATCACCGCGCTGCTGTTGTTCCTCACCTCGCCGCACGCGACCTTCATCACCGGCGCCGAGTACGTCATAGACGGGGGACTACTCCTCGGCCCCGCACTGCAGAAGGAAGCCGCGTGA
- a CDS encoding PAC2 family protein, whose translation MTEFDGLPVLRSPVAIAAFEGWNDAADASTAAVEHLEQVWEARPITELDPEDFYDFQVSRPTITMAEGATRRVEWPTTRFTVASPSGTERDVVLIRGIEPSMRWRTFCEQVLEICHSLEVERVVLLGALLADVPYTRPLPISGSASDADAARRYQLTPTRYDGPTGIVGVLHDACTRAEVDAVSFWVHVPHYANNPPCPKATLALLHRVEEVLDLPVPMADLAEEAAEWEQRVRSAAEQDAELGEYVRELEERVGDAGITPLTGDEIAQEFEKYLRRRGGSAGPTAGSW comes from the coding sequence GTGACCGAGTTCGACGGGTTGCCGGTGCTGCGATCCCCGGTGGCCATCGCCGCCTTCGAGGGGTGGAACGACGCCGCCGACGCCTCGACCGCCGCCGTGGAACATCTGGAACAGGTGTGGGAGGCGCGGCCGATCACGGAGCTGGACCCGGAGGACTTCTACGACTTCCAGGTCAGCCGGCCCACCATCACGATGGCCGAGGGCGCCACCCGACGGGTGGAGTGGCCGACCACGCGGTTCACGGTGGCCAGCCCGTCCGGCACCGAACGCGACGTGGTGCTGATCCGGGGCATCGAGCCGAGCATGCGCTGGCGCACCTTCTGCGAGCAGGTGCTGGAGATCTGCCACAGCCTGGAGGTCGAACGGGTGGTCCTGCTCGGCGCGCTGCTGGCCGACGTGCCCTACACCCGGCCACTGCCGATCAGCGGCAGCGCCTCCGACGCCGACGCCGCCCGCCGCTACCAGCTCACCCCCACCCGGTACGACGGACCGACCGGCATCGTCGGCGTGCTGCACGACGCCTGCACCCGCGCGGAGGTGGACGCGGTCTCGTTCTGGGTGCACGTGCCGCACTACGCCAACAACCCGCCCTGCCCCAAGGCCACGCTCGCCCTGCTGCACCGGGTCGAGGAGGTCCTCGACCTGCCGGTGCCGATGGCCGACCTGGCCGAGGAGGCCGCCGAGTGGGAGCAGCGCGTGCGCAGCGCCGCCGAGCAGGACGCCGAACTCGGCGAGTACGTCCGTGAGCTGGAGGAACGCGTCGGCGACGCGGGCATCACCCCGTTGACCGGGGACGAGATCGCGCAGGAGTTCGAGAAGTACCTGCGCCGCCGGGGCGGGTCCGCCGGCCCGACCGCCGGATCCTGGTAG
- a CDS encoding SCO1664 family protein, whose amino-acid sequence MTSSGLAPRQDGGAALRLLRDGDLSIEGRLVDASNTTLRGVLTLDGATARCVYKPVRGERPLWDFPDGTLAGREVAAYLVSAASGWDLVPPTVLRDGPFGPGSCQLWIDEPDDAEPLVGFVPADAVPPRWFPVAAARDDDGTAYALAHADDPRLARLAVLDAVINNADRKGGHVLVGPDDRLYGVDHGVSFHVEEKLRTVLWGWAGRQLPPDAVETLDRLAVQVAGPLGDDLADHLTIGEITELAARIGRLREECRFPQPSHDWPAVPWPPV is encoded by the coding sequence GTGACCTCGTCCGGCCTGGCACCTCGGCAGGACGGTGGCGCGGCGTTGCGGCTGCTGCGCGACGGTGACCTGAGCATCGAGGGCCGGCTGGTCGACGCCTCCAACACCACCCTGCGGGGTGTCCTCACCCTGGACGGCGCGACCGCCCGCTGCGTCTACAAGCCGGTACGCGGTGAGCGCCCGCTGTGGGACTTCCCGGACGGCACGCTGGCGGGCCGGGAGGTGGCTGCCTACCTGGTCTCCGCCGCCAGCGGCTGGGACCTGGTGCCGCCCACCGTGCTGCGGGACGGCCCGTTCGGCCCGGGCTCCTGCCAACTGTGGATCGACGAGCCGGACGACGCCGAGCCGCTCGTCGGGTTCGTGCCGGCCGACGCCGTACCGCCCCGCTGGTTCCCGGTGGCGGCGGCCCGCGACGACGACGGCACGGCGTACGCGCTGGCCCACGCCGACGACCCGCGACTGGCCCGACTCGCGGTGCTCGACGCGGTGATCAACAATGCCGACCGCAAGGGCGGCCATGTGCTGGTCGGTCCGGACGACCGGCTGTACGGCGTCGACCACGGCGTCAGCTTCCACGTGGAGGAGAAGCTGCGGACGGTGCTGTGGGGTTGGGCCGGCCGACAGTTGCCGCCCGACGCCGTCGAGACGTTGGACCGGCTCGCCGTCCAGGTCGCCGGTCCGCTCGGCGACGACCTCGCCGACCACCTCACCATCGGTGAGATCACCGAACTGGCCGCTCGGATCGGTCGGCTCCGCGAGGAGTGCCGTTTCCCGCAGCCGTCCCACGACTGGCCGGCCGTGCCGTGGCCGCCGGTGTGA
- a CDS encoding MSMEG_4193 family putative phosphomutase has protein sequence MVRVATLLLLRHGRTTANADGGLAGRQPVELDDTGRAQASAVGERLGGLPLAAVVTSPLIRCRQTLELALPQAVPVVEDGLIECGYGTWEGQPLKKLAKEPLWAVVQQHPSAAVFPEGESMAQMAARAVAAVRAWDARITAEHGPEAVWLACGHGDVIKAIVADALGVHLDLFQRIVVDPASVTAIRYTPLRPFLVRLNDVGGDLTGLVPPVRKRRRRATRPADSDAAVGGGAGGAR, from the coding sequence GTGGTGCGGGTGGCGACTCTTCTCCTCCTGCGGCACGGACGCACCACCGCCAACGCCGACGGCGGCCTGGCCGGTCGGCAACCGGTCGAGCTGGACGACACCGGCCGCGCCCAGGCCAGCGCCGTCGGCGAGCGGTTGGGCGGCCTGCCGCTGGCCGCCGTGGTGACCAGTCCGCTGATCCGCTGCCGGCAGACCCTGGAACTCGCCCTTCCGCAGGCCGTGCCGGTCGTCGAGGACGGGCTCATCGAGTGCGGGTACGGCACCTGGGAGGGCCAGCCGTTGAAGAAGCTGGCCAAGGAGCCCCTCTGGGCGGTGGTGCAGCAACATCCGAGCGCGGCGGTCTTCCCCGAGGGGGAGTCGATGGCGCAGATGGCGGCCCGCGCGGTCGCGGCGGTACGCGCCTGGGACGCCCGGATCACCGCCGAACACGGCCCGGAGGCGGTCTGGCTGGCCTGTGGCCACGGCGACGTGATCAAGGCGATCGTCGCCGACGCGCTCGGCGTACACCTGGATCTCTTCCAGCGCATCGTGGTCGACCCGGCGTCGGTGACCGCGATCCGCTACACGCCGCTGCGTCCCTTCCTGGTACGCCTCAACGACGTCGGCGGCGACCTGACCGGGTTGGTGCCGCCGGTCCGCAAGCGGCGTCGCCGGGCGACCCGGCCGGCGGACTCGGACGCCGCCGTCGGCGGTGGCGCGGGTGGCGCCCGGTGA